TGCAACGGATCGTTTCCAGGCCGGTCACTTTGCCGTTTTCGCCGACGAATCGCTTGGGCCCGAGAGATGGATGGACCTTCAGGCCTTCGCGCAAAGCCTCTTCGATCTCCTCCTCGAAGGCCGGCATTTCTTCGAGCGACTCGAGCGCCACCAAGTGGACTTCATGTGCGCCCAGGCGCAGAGCAGTCCGGGTGACGTCCAGGAACTCCTTCATGGCCACCTGGAGCTCGCTCTCGCTCAACCGGTCGGGCAGCAAGGATGAACGGAGAACCTCGAGTGTCTGCTGCTGTTGCCGCCGCAGGGCAGAGCGCGCTACATCGATGGCCACGTTGCCGCCGCCGATCACTACCACCTTTTTCCCAATCGAGAAGCGATAGCCGAGGTTGACGTTTAACAGGAAATCGACCCCTTTGATCACACCGTCCAGGTCATGGCCGGGGATCTGGAGATCGCGGCTGCGATGCAATCCAAATGCGAGCAGTATGGCTTTGAATCCTTCGGTTCGGAGGTCGGCCAGAGAAAAGTCGCCGAGCCTGGAATTCAACCTCAGCTCAGGTCCCAGGTCCAGTATTTCCCGAACCTGGGCCTGAACCGCGTCCCGCGGCAGGCGATACTCGGGTATACCCAGGTAAAGCATTCCTCCTGGAACCGGTGCTGCCTCGAAAATCGTGACCCGGTATCCAAGGAGTGCCAGGTCATGAGCCGCGGAGAGCCCTGCGGGTCCAGCACCGATTACGGCGACGCGCTCGGGACGATGGCTCGAGGGTTTGTCGCGATAGACATCGACCGGACTGCGCGACTCGGGTCCGTAGCGCTCGGTGACAAACCGCTTCAGCGCGCGGATGGAAATGGGCGCATCAAAATCTTTCCTTCGACAGGCCGTTTCGCAAGGGTGGCCGCAGACCCGGCCACAGATCGAAGCCATGGGATTCGGCTCGCGGGCGTAGCGGTAGGCTTCCTCGTAGCGCCCTTCCGCAATCAGCGTCACATAACGGCCGGCCTGAGTGTGGACAGGACAGGCCACCATGCAGGGAAAAGTCGACTCCAGCCAATCGAGGTCGACGAGCTTTGTCCGCATTTTCAGCACTCGGGTGCTTCTCCTGCCTAACGGCGAACCGTGAGGTCGACAGTGACGCTGCCGGCGGCGACATCAACCGCCTGGCTGACGGGCTTTCCTTCCTCGCTCCAGGTCGTCAGCGTGTAGTGGCCGGCCGGGATGTCCTTGATTTCAAAATCACCGTCCTTGTTGGTCACCGCAAAGTAAGGCGTGGCTATAACAACGACGTATCCGGACATTTCCGGGTGGACATTGCAGAGGAGCGACGCGACCCCGGGATCGTTGAAGGTGAACGACTTCACTTGACCCTGCGGCCAGGTGCCAAGATTGTGCGCGAGCTTCTTGTTGCCGCTGATGGAGGGCCAGAAAACGTTGTGTCCCACCGGATCGCTGTTGAGGAAGTTAACCGTCGTTCCCACCAGGACCACCAGGACGTGAGGTACAAATTTCAAGTTCTTCTGGTCCATTACTACCGGCTTCGAGGGCGCCGGGAAAGTCTTGCCGGGTATCGCCTCGATATAGACCGCGATATTCTCGGGCGAGCGCATGCCGGCGGCGGTCACTTTGCCCTTGATCTCTCCAGCCGAGCTGGATTGAGCGAAAATAGAGACAAACAGGAAAGCTGCGATTGCCGTACCATAACGAGCGGATCTCATTGTCTAAGCTCCTTTGCGCGAAGCGCCTTGGAGTGCGGCGTCATGCCCTGAACCTCATACGCAAGTCGCTGTCTGTGTCGCACCT
This portion of the Terriglobia bacterium genome encodes:
- a CDS encoding carboxypeptidase regulatory-like domain-containing protein; translated protein: MRSARYGTAIAAFLFVSIFAQSSSAGEIKGKVTAAGMRSPENIAVYIEAIPGKTFPAPSKPVVMDQKNLKFVPHVLVVLVGTTVNFLNSDPVGHNVFWPSISGNKKLAHNLGTWPQGQVKSFTFNDPGVASLLCNVHPEMSGYVVVIATPYFAVTNKDGDFEIKDIPAGHYTLTTWSEEGKPVSQAVDVAAGSVTVDLTVRR
- a CDS encoding FAD-dependent oxidoreductase, whose product is MRTKLVDLDWLESTFPCMVACPVHTQAGRYVTLIAEGRYEEAYRYAREPNPMASICGRVCGHPCETACRRKDFDAPISIRALKRFVTERYGPESRSPVDVYRDKPSSHRPERVAVIGAGPAGLSAAHDLALLGYRVTIFEAAPVPGGMLYLGIPEYRLPRDAVQAQVREILDLGPELRLNSRLGDFSLADLRTEGFKAILLAFGLHRSRDLQIPGHDLDGVIKGVDFLLNVNLGYRFSIGKKVVVIGGGNVAIDVARSALRRQQQQTLEVLRSSLLPDRLSESELQVAMKEFLDVTRTALRLGAHEVHLVALESLEEMPAFEEEIEEALREGLKVHPSLGPKRFVGENGKVTGLETIRCTSVFDAQHRFSPTFEPGTESILPCDTVILAIGQASDLSFLTPADGIETTRQGTIRVDPETLMTTAPGIFAAGDIAFGPRLIISATADGRKAAEQIDRYLQGAGWKPKPRYVQITVLAHHQMAADFDEYSRLPVPTLPTDRRTGIVEVETGYTEEQARREASRCLRCWINTIFDGNEAEGSECILCGGCVDVCPENCLSLVPISQFKFSQDVRARLAEEASFFEGTTLQHLGVSDLPCKEGSVMVKDETICIRCGLCAERCPAHTITMEAFEVFERPPAEALA